Proteins co-encoded in one Quercus robur chromosome 8, dhQueRobu3.1, whole genome shotgun sequence genomic window:
- the LOC126694048 gene encoding pectinesterase inhibitor 9-like translates to MAQLSLYLLVIMVSLFCNSSLAEPAFARHSQSNGYIKDSCRITRYPSLCLQCLSSYGNSTTIQSPEQLAQVALSVSLYRAQYTRAYMLKVAKELESSKAKGYYQTVKDCLAEINDSVDQLSQSIRELRRLGQETVANDIFWHISNVETWVSAALTDASTCLDEFPGHNMGKLKATIKGKVLNVAQVTSNALALFHRYAAAKYREANKKP, encoded by the coding sequence ATGGCACAACTTAGCCTTTACTTGCTAGTCATCATGGTCTCTCTCTTTTGCAATTCAAGCTTAGCTGAACCAGCCTTTGCTAGACATTCTCAATCAAATGGCTACATCAAGGATTCATGTCGTATCACCCGCTATCCATCTCTGTGTCTCCAATGCCTCTCTAGCTATGGCAACAGTACTACTATCCAAAGCCCGGAACAACTTGCTCAAGTCGCCTTGTCTGTGAGCCTATACAGAGCACAATACACAAGAGCATACATGCTTAAAGTTGCTAAGGAACTTGAGTCAAGCAAGGCCAAGGGGTACTACCAAACTGTGAAAGATTGCTTGGCAGAAATCAATGATAGTGTAGACCAACTTAGCCAATCGATTAGGGAGCTACGTCGCTTGGGGCAAGAAACTGTGGCAAATGACATCTTTTGGCACATAAGTAACGTTGAGACATGGGTTAGTGCTGCCCTTACTGATGCAAGTACTTGTTTGGATGAGTTTCCGGGGCATAACATGGGAAAATTGAAGGCTACGATTAAGGGAAAGGTGTTGAATGTAGCACAAGTCACAAGCAATGCATTAGCTTTGTTTCATAGATATGCTGCTGCAAAGTATAGAGAAGCTAATAAGAAGCCATAA
- the LOC126697136 gene encoding uncharacterized protein LOC126697136 translates to MLMAITFTLPYCQRNAMLPLSSTQIVRSRVDIACITSSFHQTNVFSQKLCSECSFLHVARLSLVNFKRMTWSIRSNVDSSGFDPSPANSPNGRTRLIRAFQAIRTKVSAKIQEIRKDLPMKFFFFLVGFYCATAFATVIGQTGDWDILSAALAVVVVEGIGALMYRASLPLANKMKSLITMFNYWKTGLSLGLFLDSFKYGMDDFFGSVNPFNFEIDLFHIIL, encoded by the exons ATGTTAATGGCAATTACGTTCACATTGCCTTACTGTCAAAGAAATGCTATGCTTCCATTATCTTCAACACAAATTGTTAGGTCAAGAGTTGACATTGCGTGCATTACATCAAGTTTTCATCAAACTAATGTATTTAGCCAGAAACTCTGCTCTGAGTGCAGTTTCCTTCATGTAGCCCGACTATCTTTAGTCAATTTCAA AAGGATGACTTGGTCCATTAGGAGCAATGTGGATAGCAGCGGATTTGATCCTTCTCCCGCAAATAGCCCCAATGGAAGAACACGTTTAATAAGGGCATTTCAAGCTATTCGCACCAAGGTAAGTGCAAAAATTCAGGAGATACGGAAAGATCTTCCAATgaaattcttctttttcttggtgGGGTTTTACTGTGCAACTGCCTTTGCTACTGTTATTGGGCAAACAGGTGATTGGGACATTCTATCTGCTGCCTTGGCGGTGGTTGTTGTTGAGGGCATTGGAGCCCTCATGTACAGGGCTTCTCTTCCTTTAGCGAACAAGATGAAAAGCCTGATTACCATGTTTAACTATTGGAAGACTGGGCTTTCCTTAGGTCTCTTCTTGGATTCATTTAAATATGGAATGGATGACTTTTTTGGGTCAGTTAACccctttaattttgaaatagatTTGTTCCACATAATCTTGTAA
- the LOC126697132 gene encoding uncharacterized protein LOC126697132 yields MPPLLSSPRFSPSRTSQNSHFCHFFPSTTSTLKFLITKTLIPTSIITMSISTSSSSSSSSSSQPKEDLHNENLIQVLKYHNQTKHNFDKYARGPHGLDWANQPNPFRRYLSAPLLPLLHFPTQTEPQKNQALQQNPDDAYAPLYSSLFLSLPPPKPISHSTISQFFYDSLALSAWKSTGYSTWSLRVNPSSGNLHPTEAYIIAPPIESLSNSPFVAHYAPKEHSLELRAEIPSGFFPNFFPENSFLVGLSSIFWREAWKYGERAFRYCNHDVGHAIAAVTMAAAGLGWDVKLLDGLGYVELKKLFGLEVFPEFKFPSRPVKGKFPEIEFEHPDCLLLVFPNGIGKKFDVNYKELSSAISEFSKLEWKGKPNLLSKQHVCWDIIYRTAEAVKKPLVIGDRLEIDPFKSSGVRNEGSYKGFTVREVVRKRRSAVDMDGVTAIHRDTFYQILLHCLPSGCGSGGKQRRQLALPFRALPWDAEVHAVLFVHRVTGLPAGLYFLVRNEDHFHELKNSTSSNFAWAKPDGCPDDLPLYGLDTSSGSLKDSLYYRLSEKLSCHQEIASHGCFSLGMVARFESTLREKNTWMYPRLFWETGVLGQVLYLEAHAVGISATGIGCYFDDPVHEILKLKGSNFQSLYHFTVGAPVLDKRIMSLPAYPGPSIDT; encoded by the exons ATGCCACCGCTTCTTTCAAGTCCCAGATTCTCTCCCTCTCGAACCTCACAGAACTCTCACTTCTGCCATTTCTTTCCCTCAACAACCTCCACACTCAAATTCCTCATCACCAAAACTTTAATCCCCACCTCCATCATTACCATGTCAATTTccacctcttcttcttcttcttcttcttcttcttcacaacccaaaGAAGACTTACACAACGAAAACCTTATACAAGTCCTCAAATACCACAACCAAACCAAGCACAACTTCGACAAGTACGCACGAGGACCACACGGCCTCGACTGGGCTAACCAGCCCAACCCTTTTCGCCGATACCTCTCTGCTCCTCTCCTCCCTCTCCTTCACTTCCCAACTCAAACCGAACCCCAAAAAAACCAAGCTTTACAGCAAAACCCCGATGATGCATATGCCCCTCTATAttcctctctcttcctttctctcccTCCTCCAAAACCCATTTCCCATTCCACCATTTCTCAATTCTTCTATGACTCTCTCGCTCTCTCAGCTTGGAAATCCACTGGATACTCCACCTGGTCTCTCAGGGTGAATCCCAGTAGTGGTAACTTGCACCCCACGGAAGCTTATATTATTGCTCCACCAATTGAGTCCTTGTCTAATTCTCCTTTTGTTGCGCATTACGCTCCAAAAGAGCATTCTTTGGAGCTTAGAGCCGAAATCCCATCTGGGTTTTTCCCCAATTTCTTTCCTGAGAACTCTTTTCTAGTGGGGCTCTCCTCCATTTTCTGGAGAGAGGCTTGGAAGTATGGTGAGCGCGCCTTTCGGTACTGTAATCATGATGTTGGCCATGCTATTGCCGCAGTGACAATGGCTGCAGCGGGCCTTGGTTGGGATGTGAAGCTTTTGGATGGTCTAGGATATGTGGAATTGAAGAAGCTTTTCGGGCTTGAAGTTTTCCCGGAATTCAAATTCCCCTCTAGGCCTGTTAAGGGTAAGTTTCCGGAGATTGAATTTGAGCACCCTGATTGCTTGCTATTAGTTTTTCCtaatggaattggtaaaaaatttgatgtgaattaTAAAGAATTGAGTTCTGCAATTTCGGAGTTTTCTAAATTGGAGTGGAAGGGGAAGCCTAATTTGCTTAGTAAACAGCATGTTtgttgggatataatttatcgAACTGCTGAGGCGGTGAAAAAGCCGTTAGTGATAGGAGATAGGCTTGAAATTGATCCATTTAAGAGTAGTGGGGTTCGTAATGAAGGTTCTTATAAAGGTTTTACGGTTAGGGAAGTTGTTAGGAAGCGTAGAAGTGCGGTGGATATGGATGGAGTTACTGCAATTCACAGAGATACTTTTTATCAGATACTGTTACATTGCCTTCCTTCGGGTTGTGGAAGTGGAGGGAAGCAAAGAAGACAGCTGGCATTGCCGTTCCGGGCGCTTCCTTGGGATGCTGAGGTGCATGCTGTTTTGTTTGTTCATAGGGTGACAGGGTTGCCGGCAGGGTTGTATTTCCTGGTGAGGAATGAGGACCACTTTCATGAGCTAAAGAACTCTACGAGTTCTAATTTTGCGTGGGCAAAACCAGATGGGTGCCCTGATGATCTCCCTCTGTATGGACTTGATACATCTTCAGGatctctgaaggattctttgTATTACAGGCTCTCTGAAAAATTATCGTGCCATCAG GAAATTGCTAGTCATGGCTGCTTTAGTCTTGGTATGGTGGCTCGTTTTGAGAGTACATTGCGTGAGAAGAATACATGGATGTATCCTCGATTATTTTGGGAGACTGGAGTTCTTGGACAGGTGTTGTACCTTGAAGCTCATGCTGTCGGCATCTCTGCAACTGGAATTGGCTGTTACTTTGATGATCCCG TGCATGAGATCCTCAAGTTGAAAGGATCAAACTTTCAGAGTCTGTATCATTTCACTGTTGGAGCTCCTGTCCTGGACAAGCGGATTATGAGCCTACCAGCATATCCAGGCCCTAGTATTGATACATGA
- the LOC126697137 gene encoding protein GRAVITROPIC IN THE LIGHT 1 has product MLPTGAKDSQLRESNSQKVHPQPMEEAMNQKPEAVEALISKIFTNISSLKSAYIQLQAAHTPYDPEKIQAADKQVISELKNLSELKHFYREHNPKSVCASPQDSRLAAEIQEQQSLLKTYEVMVKKFQSEIQNKDSEINQLQQQIEEACQRRGKLEKNLKLRGLSTKESESSTDENGFFPVDLTPDLFTSAVEAAFKAIHDFSKPLINMMKAAGWDLDAAANSIEPNVVYAKRAHKKYAFESHICQRMFSGFQQESFAIKSDNLTVTTDGFFKQFLALREMDPLDVLGQNPDSIFGKFCRSKYLVVVHPKMEASFFGNLDQRNYVMGGGHPRTPFYQAFLKLAKSIWLLHRLAYSFEPNVKVFQVKRGSEFSEVYMDSVVKNLIMDESDQKPKVGLMVMPGFWIGGSVIQSRVYLSGMKVAE; this is encoded by the coding sequence ATGCTACCCACTGGAGCAAAAGACTCCCAACTCCGTGAGAGCAACAGTCAGAAAGTCCACCCACAACCCATGGAAGAGGCCATGAATCAGAAGCCAGAAGCTGTGGAAGCCCTGATATCCAAGATTTTTACGAACATCTCCTCTTTGAAGTCAGCTTACATCCAGCTTCAAGCTGCTCATACTCCCTATGACCCTGAAAAAATCCAAGCTGCTGATAAACAAGTAATTTCTGAGTTGAAGAACCTATCTGAACTCAAGCACTTTTACAGGGAGCACAACCCCAAATCAGTATGTGCTTCTCCACAGGATTCTCGCTTAGCTGCGGAGATCCAAGAACAACAGAGTCTGCTGAAAACCTATGAGGTTATGGTGAAGAAATTTCAGTCTGAAATTCAGAACAAAGATTCTGAGATTAATCAGTTGCAGCAGCAGATTGAGGAGGCATGCCAGAGGCGGGGAAAACTGGAAAAGAATCTTAAGCTGAGGGGCTTGTCAACAAAAGAATCTGAAAGTTCTACAGATGAAAATGGATTTTTCCCTGTAGATCTAACCCCCGATCTGTTTACATCTGCTGTAGAAGCTGCTTTCAAAGCCATTCATGATTTTTCTAAGCCATTGATCAACATGATGAAAGCAGCTGGGTGGGATCTCGATGCTGCAGCTAACTCAATTGAACCTAATGTCGTTTATGCAAAGAGAGCTCATAAAAAGTATGCTTTTGAGTCTCATATATGCCAGAGAATGTTCAGTGGGTTTCAGCAAGAAAGCTTTGCCATCAAATCAGACAATCTAACGGTCACTACAGATGGCTTCTTCAAACAGTTTCTTGCTCTAAGGGAGATGGATCCGTTGGATGTACTAGGGCAAAATCCAGACTCGATTTTTGGGAAATTTTGCAGGAGCAAGTACCTAGTGGTGGTTCACCCAAAAATGGAGGCATCCTTCTTTGGAAATCTTGATCAGCGAAATTACGTAATGGGGGGTGGACATCCAAGGACCCCTTTTTACCAAGCTTTTCTAAAACTGGCAAAATCCATCTGGCTTTTACATAGGCTGGCTTATTCGTTTGAGCCCAATGTCAAGGTATTTCAGGTTAAGAGAGGGAGTGAGTTTTCAGAGGTTTATATGGATAGTGTTGTGAAGAATTTGATAATGGATGAAAGTGATCAAAAGCCCAAGGTTGGACTAATGGTTATGCCTGGTTTTTGGATTGGGGGCAGTGTGATTCAGAGTAGAGTTTATCTCTCAGGCATGAAGGTTGCTGAATAA
- the LOC126696507 gene encoding cation/H(+) antiporter 2-like, whose translation MDATHRIACQENLFNPLTSMGMQVSGILVISHFFHLLLKGLGQPGPIAQIFAGLVLGPTGLSNIPLVNRFFYQSTGADFYEIFGLFCRIIFMFLIGLETDIPYVRRNNVVVVTAIAFGGAIIGMIFGLATSAFLHHELEVQGQKTMFVAIIVLLLAYTASPVVIRLAAELKFDTSDIGRLAIISSLIIEMTCLAIFNLVLAIHANKVYKYGIYCVLLDVVIIFINKYLADWFNKRDNNQKYLKHTELFVILSLVIGSAMYVEWASFNSIVSCFAIGLMFPKRGKAARTLIHKLNFSVHNFILPIYFGYIGFQFNGRFLNSWNNVLIVVIMVLLSIGCKISGTLIVCRYLKIPLNKGVLLGFIMNLKGHADLLFIGSSSKILMTWSPRSYNLLLISIVINTIISGPVVALLMRKQENLLGNIHTELEIHDPDKEELRMLACVYGPRPLSAILSLVSALSGSQKAPITPYLMQLIELLPKRRTNVSYHELEADELSDDEDYGGNDALEINEAVDNFTSETKILVRVTKAVSSIATLYEDVCNSAEDLRVSIILLPFHKHQRIDGKMDIGKEGIRTTNQKVLRHAPCSVGIIVSRGIDGVPGFLQLLGSDTVQHMATLFFGGPDDREAIAWSRRIAAHPRVNLTVIRFLPASSSSNVRNSQIDDSSDEDDGMFVKLSILEKGNDVNEIDNAFLSEFYNRYVTSGQVGYVEKYVNNAAQTAAALKDIGDMYSLFIVGKGGRGNSPLTTGICDWEECPELGTIGDFLASSDFNINGSVLVVQQHRHAKKDALDD comes from the exons ATGGACGCTACCCACCGCATAGCTTGTcaagaaaatttgttcaatcCTCTCACCTCAATGGGCATGCAAGTGTCTGGCATTCTTGTCATCTCACACTTCTTCCACCTATTGCTCAAGGGCTTGGGTCAACCTGGACCCATTGCTCAAATTTTC GCTGGATTGGTGCTAGGTCCTACAGGGTTGTCAAATATTCCTCTAGTGAACAGGTTCTTTTATCAGAGCACTGGTGCAGATTTCTATGAAATTTTTGGTCTCTTTTGCCGTATCATATTCATGTTCCTAATTGGGTTGGAGACTGACATTCCTTATGTAAGGCGCAATAACGTAGTTGTGGTGACAGCCATTGCATTCGGTGGTGCCATAATAGGCATGATCTTTGGCCTAGCAACCTCTGCCTTTTTACACCATGAGTTAGAAGTCCAAGGCCAAAAGACAATGTTCGTGGCAATCATCGTTTTACTCTTAGCATACACAGCTTCTCCGGTTGTGATTCGTTTGGCTGCAGAGTTAAAGTTTGATACCTCAGACATTGGGCGATTGGCAATAATTTCTTCACTCATAATTGAAATGACATGCTTGGCGATTTTTAATCTCGTTCTTGCTATCCATGCAAATAAGGTGTACAAATATGGTATCTATTGTGTGCTACTTGATGTGGTTATCATTTTTATAAACAAGTACTTAGCTGATTGGTTCAATAAACGGGACAATAACCAGAAGTACTTGAAGCATACCGAGCTCTTCGTTATCTTATCACTTGTTATAGGTAGCGCGATGTATGTGGAATGGGCGAGTTTTAACAGCATAGTCAGTTGTTTTGCCATTGGCCTAATGTTCCCTAAGCGGGGTAAAGCGGCAAGGACACTAATACACAAACTCAACTTTTCAGTTCACAACTTCATTCTTCCCATTTACTTTGGCTACATTGGGTTCCAATTTAATGGAAGATTTTTGAATAGTTGGAACAATGTACTTATTGTTGTCATTATGGTTTTGTTGAGCATTGGCTGCAAGATTAGTGGCACTCTTATTGTTTGCCGTTATCTAAAGATTCCACTGAATAAGGGGGTGCTTCTCGGTTTCATAATGAACCTAAAAGGCCATGCTGATCTTCTGTTCATAGGGTCCTCCTCAAAGATACTTATG ACGTGGAGTCCAAGATCTTACAATTTGTTGCTCATATCAATCGTGATTAACACAATAATATCAGGGCCGGTGGTGGCTTTGCTAAtgagaaaacaagaaaactTGTTGGGAAATATTCATACAGAACTTGAAATACATGATCCAGATAAAGAAGAGCTTAGGATGCTAGCTTGTGTATATGGACCTCGTCCCCTATCAGCCATACTTTCACTTGTATCAGCATTAAGTGGGTCTCAGAAAGCACCTATCACCCCTTATTTGATGCAGCTAATAGAGCTACTCCCAAAGCGTAGGACCAATGTGTCCTATCATGAACTAGAAGCTGATGAACTTAGCGACGATGAAGACTATGGTGGAAATGATGCACTAGAAATCAATGAAGCCGTGGACAACTTTACTtctgaaacaaaaattttggtccGCGTAACTAAAGCAGTGTCATCCATTGCAACTTTGTACGAGGATGTGTGTAATAGCGCTGAGGACTTAAGGGTATCAATTATTCTTCTCCCTTTTCATAAGCACCAAAGAATTGATGGAAAAATGGATATTGGGAAGGAAGGGATTAGGACTACAAACCAAAAGGTTCTTCGCCATGCTCCATGCTCAGTTGGTATTATTGTGAGTCGAGGCATTGATGGTGTCCCCGGGTTCTTACAACTACTTGGCTCTGACACTGTGCAACATATGGCAACTCTTTTCTTTGGTGGTCCAGATGATCGTGAAGCTATTGCTTGGAGTAGACGCATTGCTGCTCATCCCCGCGTAAATTTGACTGTCATAAGGTTCCTaccagcatcatcatcatcaaatgtACGCAATTCCCAGATTGATGATTCATCAGATGAAGATGATGGAATGTTTGTGAAACTATCAATACTAGAGAAGGGGAATGACGTAAACGAAATTGACAATGCCTTCTTGTCCGAGTTCTATAATAG GTATGTGACATCGGGTCAAGTTGGATATGTGGAGAAGTATGTGAACAATGCGGCACAGACAGCGGCAGCTCTAAAAGACATTGGAGATATGTATTCATTATTCATAGTTGGGAAAGGTGGGCGAGGAAACTCACCACTAACAACTGGTATTTGTGACTGGGAGGAGTGTCCTGAGCTTGGAACAATTGGAGATTTCTTGGCTTCTTCAGATTTCAATATCAACGGCTCAGTTTTGGTCGTTCAACAACATAGGCACGCAAAGAAAGACGCTTTAGATGActag